A window of Microbacterium hominis genomic DNA:
TGAACGCCGAGATGGTCGACGCGATCGAGGCCGCAGGCGGCACCGCTGACCTGTTCAGCCCCGACGGCTTCAACGCCGCCATCATGATCGTGCACGCGATCCAGGAGGGCGCCGGCGACGTGGACGCCATGGTCGCTGCCCTCGAGGGCTTCGAGTTCGACGGCCCGAAGGGCACGATGACGGTCCGCGAGAGCGACCACGCGCTCATCCAGGACATGTACCAGGTCAAGCTCGTCGCCGACGGCGGCTCCTTCGTGCCCGAGCTCATCGACACGGTGTCGGCCGACGAGGTCGCGCCCGCCGAAGCGCAGTGACCCGAGGCGGTCCCGCAGCATGAGCATCCCCACCCCGTCCGCGCCCGGCGCAGCGGCTACGCTGCCGACCGGGTCCGGTTCCCGCCTCACCGTCGAGGGCCTCGGCCTGCAGATCGGCGGGGCGACCATCCTGAAAGATGTCGGGCTCGACATCGCCGCCGGCTCGCTGGTCGGCGTGATCGGCCCCAATGGCGCCGGCAAGACCACGCTGTTCAACGTGATCTCCGGCCTCATGAAGCCCACGGCAGGACGCATCCTGCTCGACGGGCGCGATATCACGATGGACTCCGTGCCCGCGCGTGCGCGGGCGGGAGTGGGGCGCACCTTCCAGACCTCCAGCATCTTCCCGCGGCTCACCGTGCTCGAGAACGTGCGGCTGGCGGCACAGGTCGTCCACGGCGGCTCGGCCTCGCTGCTGCGATTCCCTCGGAAAGGGGATGCCGCGACCACGGCCGCTCTGGAGAAGCTCGCCGCCGTCGGACTCGACCACAAGCTCGACGCCGCGGCCGGTGACATCTCCCACGGGGACAAGCGCAAGCTCGAGATCGCGGTGCTGCTGGCCACCGACGCGAGCATCGTGCTGCTCGACGAGCCGATGGCAGGTGTCGGGTCGGGCGACGTGCCCGGGCTCGTGGAGAACATCCGCGCGATGCAGCGCGAGAAGGGATGCACCGTGCTGATGGTCGAGCATCACATCGACGTGCTCATGGGGCTCGTCGAGAAGGTGGCGGTCATGTACTTCGGCACGATCATCGCCTACGACACCCCTCAGAACGTGATGAACGACCCCCTCGTGCAGAGCGCATACCTCGGAACGGGGACGACGGCATGACCGACAGCATCCTGAGCGTGCGCGGACTGCGCTGCACGATCGCCGGCCAGCAGGTCGTGGAGGACGTCAGCTTCGACGTCCCGGCCACCGGCATCACGGCGGTGCTCGGCCGCAACGGCGTCGGCAAGACCTCGACGCTGCGCGGCATCCTCGGCCTGATCCACCGTCGCGGCGAGGTGGTCCTCGCGGGCGATCGCATCGACACGCTCCCCACGCACCGCATCGTTCGTCGCGGCGTGGGCTACGTGCCGGAGGACCGCGAAGTCTTCGCCAAGCTCTCCGTGGCCGAGAACCTCGCGCTCGCCGAGCGTCAGAAGTCTCCACGCCGCGAGTTCGTCGACGCGCTGTTCCCCGACCTGGTCGCCCGGCGCGAGCAGCCCGCGGGCACACTCTCGGGCGGTCAGCAGCAGATGGTCTCGGTGGCGCGGGCTCTCCTCAACGACAACCAGCTCCTCCTCGTCGACGAGCCGACCAAGGGCCTCGCGCCGAAGATCGTCACCGAGGTCGCCGACGCGCTCGCCGAAGCATCCAAGACGGTCCCGATCCTGCTCGTCGAGCAGAACCTCGAGGTCGTGCGCCGCCTCGCCGACGACGCGATCGTGATCGGGGGCGGCCGTGTCGTGCACGTCGGCAAGGCCCGCGACATCCTCGACGACGACGATCTGACGCGGCGTCTGCTGGGCGTGCACGCCGAGCCGTCAGCCCACCACGAGTCACCGGAGCCTCGCGCATGAGCACCCTCGTCCTCACCCTCGTCACCGGCGTCGGCCTCGGCGCCCTCTACTTCCTCGTCGCGAGCGGCCTGAGCCTCATCTACGGGCTCATGCACGTGCTGAACTTCGCGCACGGCGCCTTCCTCACGCTGAGCGCCTTCATCGGCTGGATGGTCGCGCAGTCGCTCGGCACGGACTCGTGGGGCTCGTTCCTGCTGTCGATCCTCGTCGGCGCCGGTGTCGGCGCGGTCTTCGCCACCCTCACCGAGCTCGTCCTCATCCGGCCGCTGTACGAGCGCCACATCGAGCAGGTCCTCGTCACGGTCGGCCTCTCCTTCGCGGCCGTCGCGCTGTTCGAGGGGATCTGGGGCACCGATCCCATCCACATCGCCGGTCCGCCCTGGCTGCGCCAGACGACGGAGGTGCTGGGGGCCCGCATCCCGAACACCTACTGGGTGCTCATGATCGCCGCCGCGCTCGTGCTGGCCGCGCTGGTCATCTTCCTCCAGAAGACCCGCTACGGCATGATCATCCGCGCGGGCGTGGAGAACCGGTCCATGGTGACGGCGCTGGGCATCGATGTGCGGCGCTCCTTCACCCTCGTGTTCGCCATCGGCGGCGCGGCGGCCGGCATCGGCGGAGTGCTGGCCATGCACTACTCGACGTTCGTCTCGGCGCATCTGGGTGCGACACTGCTGATCTTCGCGTTCATCGTGACCGTGGTCGGCGGACTGGGCTCGCTCACCGGCGCCGCCGTGGCCTCCGTGCTGGTGGCGGTGCTCCAGCAGGTCGCCAACTCCTACCTCGGCGGCACGGGCGACTTCATCGTCGTGATCCTGCTCGCCGTCGTGCTGCTGGTGCGGCCGACCGGACTCCTGGGGAAGAAGGCATGACCATGCAGAATGCGACCTCGGGCGGCATCCGCCGCTTCATCCCGGCCCTGGGCGGCGCGGCTCTCGTCATCCTCATGGCGCTGCTGCCGCTGCTGAACATCTCGATCCCCGGCGTGCTGCCCACCCCCACCTACCAGCCGGGCACGCTCGCCCTGCTCTCCCTGTGCATGGTGTTCGCCTCTCTCGCGCTGTCGTACAACCTGCTGCTGGGCAGTGCCGGGATGCTGTCCTTCGGCCACGCACTGTACTTCGGCGCCGGCGCATACGGCCTCGGGATCGCGCTGGAGCACTTCGGCGTGCCGCTGTGGCCGGGCGTGTTCCTGGCGCTCGTGGGCGGCATGCTCATCGCGCTGCTCACCGGCGCGGTGGCCATGCGCGTGTCGGGCATCCCCTTCGCGATGGTCACCCTCGCTTTCGCGCAGGCGGGCTCCGTGCTGGTCCGCCGCAATTCGCAGGTGACCGGCGGCGAAGAGGGCCTGAGCCTGAACACCGAACACGTCCCCGACATCCTGATCGGCGTGATCAACACGCGCAACCTCTACTGGTTCACTCTCGCCGTGCTCGTCACCGTGTATCTCGTCACCCTGTGGGTGGACTCGTCGCGACTGGGCCACCTGGCGCGCGCCTCGCGCGAGAACGAGCAGCGTGTGCGGGTGCTGGGGCTGCAGCCTTACCGCGTCAAGCTGGTGATCTTCGTCGTCGCGGCCGTGCTGGCGAGCCTCGCCGGCGTCGCGTACATGCTGCTGCAGTCGGGAACGGTTCCCCGGTCCGTCTCCGCCGATCTCACGATCACGATCCTCGTCATGGTGGTTCTCGGTGGCGTCGGGTTCCGCTGGGGTGCCATCGTGGGGGGTGTGCTCTACACGCTGCTGGACCAGCGGCTCACGGTTCTGGCCGGGTCGGAGATGATCGCGGGACTTCCGGATGTGCTGCGCGTGCCGCTGTCGGAGCCCCTGTTCCTGCTCGGCGTGCTCTTCATCCTCGTCGTCATGTTCCTGCCCGGCGGCATCGCCGGCACGATCGACGCCGCGCTGCGTCGCCGTCGAGGCGAGCGCACCCGCGGCGATCTGCAGCAGCTCGACGACGCGGCGGACCGCGACCGCGAGCCCGAGGTGGTGCGGGCGTGAGCTGGGACGACGGGATCGACGACGGCGCGCACACGATCGGCCGCTGGCTGACCGATCGCGCCGCGGCATCCCCTCGACGCATTGCGATCGACGATCGAGGCGTCACGACCGATTACGCCGCGCTGGCGGCGCGCGCCACGGCCCTGGCGGCACGACTGCGCGCCGCAGGGTTCGGCCCGGGACACCGCATCGCGACGGTGTCGGGCAACTCCACCGACCATGTGGTGGCCTTCTTCGCCTGCGCGCTCATAGGCGCCGCGTTCGTCCCGCTGTCGTGGCGGCTGACCCCCCGCGAGCTCGGCGACGCCCTCGAGCGGGCGAACCCGGCCCTGCTGCTGGTCGAGGACGAGTACGCTGCGCTCGCCGACGCGGGCCTGCGGCTCGCCGCCGCCCGGCCCCCGGTCGCCCCGCTCGGATCCCTCGGGATCGAATCCTCGGCGCCGGCGTGCGCCGACCCCGTCGCGGCGCGTCCGGTACGCGACGACGACCCGCTGCTGGTCATCTTCACCTCGGGCAGCGAGGCGGCGCCCAAGGGCGTGGTGCTCACGCACGCCAACTGCTTCTGGAACAACCTCGCGCTCGGTCAGGCTCTGCCGCTCACGCAGGACGACGTGGTGCTCGCGATGCTGCCGCAGTTCCACATCGCCGCCTGGAACTGCCAGCCGCTGCTGGCGTGGTGGGTGGGTGCGACCGTCGTGCTCGAGCGCTCCTTCCAGCCGGCACGGGCTCTCCAGCTGATCCGCGAGCGCCGGGTGACGGCGATGATGGGCGTGCCGACCCAGTACGCCATGCTCGCCGCCGACCCGGGGTGGGCGGCCGCCGAGGTCGGAACGCTGACCCAGGCGCTGGTCGGCGGAGCGACGATGCCGCCGTCGGTGCGGCAGGCGTGGCTCGAGCACGGCGTGCCGCTCACGCAGGGCTACGGCCTCACTGAGGCCGCGCCCAACGTGCTGTACCTGCCCGCCGCCGAGGCGGCCGAGCACCCGGGCGCCGTGGGCCGCCCGTACCCGCATGTCTCGGTGCGGCTCACCGACCCCGACACCGGTCTCGTCCTCGAGGGCGCGGCGACGGGCGAGGTGTGGGTGCGGGGTCTGAGCGTGTTCTCCGGCTATCTCGGCGATCCTGAGGCCACCGCTGCCGCGCTCGACGGCGACTGGCTCCGCACCGGCGACCTGGCGCGGCGCGACGAGGCGGGACGGTACTCGATCGTCGACCGGCTGAAGGACATCTACATCTCGGGCGGTGAGAACGTCGCTCCCGCTGAGGTCGAGCACGCGCTGCGGCTGCATCCCCTGATCGATCAGGCAGCCGTCGTGGGCGTCCCCGATCCGGTGTGGGGAGAGCGCGGCGTCGCCTTCGTCGTCCCGGTCGCCGGGCGGGTCCTCTCGGTCGACGAGGTTCTCGCGCACGCGCGGCAGACGCTCGCCGCGTTCAAGGTTCCGGTGCGCGTGGAGTTCGTCGACGACCTCCCTCGGTCGGCCATCGACAAGATCGCGCGCTCCCGCCTGCGCGCCCGCGCCGTCGGAAGGACCTCCCATGCCGCTCAGTGAAGACCTCACGGCCGACGATGCCGTCGCCGTCTCCTCCGCCACCGGCAAGCCGCTCACCAAGCGCGGCGAGGCGACGCGCGGACGCCTGCTCGAAGCCGCCGAGGCGGTGTTCGCCGAGCAGGGCTACCACGAGGCGTCGATCGTGAAGATCACGGAGCGCGCCGGCATCGGACTCGGCACGTTCTATCTCTACTTCGACAGCAAGCAGACGATCTTCGAGGCGCTCGTCATCGATCTGAACCGTCGCGTGCGCCATTCGATGACCGAGGCGATGGCGGGAGCGTCATCGCGGCTCGAGGCCGAACGTGCCGGGTTCGCGGGATTCTTCCGCTTCACCGCCGAGCACCCGGCGCTGTACCGGGTCGTGCGCGAAGCGGAGTTCGTCTCACCCGAGGT
This region includes:
- a CDS encoding ABC transporter ATP-binding protein, with the translated sequence MSIPTPSAPGAAATLPTGSGSRLTVEGLGLQIGGATILKDVGLDIAAGSLVGVIGPNGAGKTTLFNVISGLMKPTAGRILLDGRDITMDSVPARARAGVGRTFQTSSIFPRLTVLENVRLAAQVVHGGSASLLRFPRKGDAATTAALEKLAAVGLDHKLDAAAGDISHGDKRKLEIAVLLATDASIVLLDEPMAGVGSGDVPGLVENIRAMQREKGCTVLMVEHHIDVLMGLVEKVAVMYFGTIIAYDTPQNVMNDPLVQSAYLGTGTTA
- a CDS encoding ABC transporter ATP-binding protein — translated: MTDSILSVRGLRCTIAGQQVVEDVSFDVPATGITAVLGRNGVGKTSTLRGILGLIHRRGEVVLAGDRIDTLPTHRIVRRGVGYVPEDREVFAKLSVAENLALAERQKSPRREFVDALFPDLVARREQPAGTLSGGQQQMVSVARALLNDNQLLLVDEPTKGLAPKIVTEVADALAEASKTVPILLVEQNLEVVRRLADDAIVIGGGRVVHVGKARDILDDDDLTRRLLGVHAEPSAHHESPEPRA
- a CDS encoding branched-chain amino acid ABC transporter permease; this translates as MSTLVLTLVTGVGLGALYFLVASGLSLIYGLMHVLNFAHGAFLTLSAFIGWMVAQSLGTDSWGSFLLSILVGAGVGAVFATLTELVLIRPLYERHIEQVLVTVGLSFAAVALFEGIWGTDPIHIAGPPWLRQTTEVLGARIPNTYWVLMIAAALVLAALVIFLQKTRYGMIIRAGVENRSMVTALGIDVRRSFTLVFAIGGAAAGIGGVLAMHYSTFVSAHLGATLLIFAFIVTVVGGLGSLTGAAVASVLVAVLQQVANSYLGGTGDFIVVILLAVVLLVRPTGLLGKKA
- a CDS encoding branched-chain amino acid ABC transporter permease, with protein sequence MTMQNATSGGIRRFIPALGGAALVILMALLPLLNISIPGVLPTPTYQPGTLALLSLCMVFASLALSYNLLLGSAGMLSFGHALYFGAGAYGLGIALEHFGVPLWPGVFLALVGGMLIALLTGAVAMRVSGIPFAMVTLAFAQAGSVLVRRNSQVTGGEEGLSLNTEHVPDILIGVINTRNLYWFTLAVLVTVYLVTLWVDSSRLGHLARASRENEQRVRVLGLQPYRVKLVIFVVAAVLASLAGVAYMLLQSGTVPRSVSADLTITILVMVVLGGVGFRWGAIVGGVLYTLLDQRLTVLAGSEMIAGLPDVLRVPLSEPLFLLGVLFILVVMFLPGGIAGTIDAALRRRRGERTRGDLQQLDDAADRDREPEVVRA
- a CDS encoding class I adenylate-forming enzyme family protein; amino-acid sequence: MSWDDGIDDGAHTIGRWLTDRAAASPRRIAIDDRGVTTDYAALAARATALAARLRAAGFGPGHRIATVSGNSTDHVVAFFACALIGAAFVPLSWRLTPRELGDALERANPALLLVEDEYAALADAGLRLAAARPPVAPLGSLGIESSAPACADPVAARPVRDDDPLLVIFTSGSEAAPKGVVLTHANCFWNNLALGQALPLTQDDVVLAMLPQFHIAAWNCQPLLAWWVGATVVLERSFQPARALQLIRERRVTAMMGVPTQYAMLAADPGWAAAEVGTLTQALVGGATMPPSVRQAWLEHGVPLTQGYGLTEAAPNVLYLPAAEAAEHPGAVGRPYPHVSVRLTDPDTGLVLEGAATGEVWVRGLSVFSGYLGDPEATAAALDGDWLRTGDLARRDEAGRYSIVDRLKDIYISGGENVAPAEVEHALRLHPLIDQAAVVGVPDPVWGERGVAFVVPVAGRVLSVDEVLAHARQTLAAFKVPVRVEFVDDLPRSAIDKIARSRLRARAVGRTSHAAQ
- a CDS encoding TetR/AcrR family transcriptional regulator translates to MPLSEDLTADDAVAVSSATGKPLTKRGEATRGRLLEAAEAVFAEQGYHEASIVKITERAGIGLGTFYLYFDSKQTIFEALVIDLNRRVRHSMTEAMAGASSRLEAERAGFAGFFRFTAEHPALYRVVREAEFVSPEVLRLHYTRIVEGYEAGLRAAQSAGDVDAALDPETTAWALMGMGELIGMRFLLWERDAEGNPPRELDPAVFAAMARFIDNALAPRGQEGGPA